The Eleutherodactylus coqui strain aEleCoq1 chromosome 13, aEleCoq1.hap1, whole genome shotgun sequence genome includes a window with the following:
- the ADAT3 gene encoding probable inactive tRNA-specific adenosine deaminase-like protein 3, with the protein MAPPADDRKFSSWSLIPVLSLKEEQELKGYDSGHVIPPLSTFFAAPITDKKQISRLSQALYLQYPLSHTQRHLKRVRACQYNLEILLRPIMPEDRVTLLKNIVDPSKQNNGCPENSVGSKSEINLQVTDILQGGYINLNGLGKPFIVSVPSRAARNQKEQQVWGSIWPCTYHAKLKTPDKDEGNSKEGVSEQEKLRIGRNMHRALEAAQQNQSKGGKGVGAVVVDPESGKVLAIGTDHTIAKACPLLHACMVAIDLIAQQQGGGAYVGLSSVEEKDRERINEETGKRMEPKGDEREKRKHSKAKDGDAEIPYLCTGYEVYVTQEPCVMCSMALLHSRVSTVYYGCSSIGGALGTYYRLHCSSGLNHRFLAYRGVLEDECRRLVCGDEI; encoded by the coding sequence ATGGCTCCGCCTGCAGATGACCGCAAGTTCTCCTCCTGGTCGCTCATTCCTGTCTTGTCCCTGAAAGAGGAACAAGAGCTGAAGGGCTATGACTCGGGACACGTAATTCCACCTCTCTCTACATTCTTTGCTGCTCCAATCACTGACAAAAAACAAATCTCTAGATTGTCTCAGGCTCTGTACCTGCAATACCCGCTATCCCATACACAGCGGCATCTGAAGAGGGTGCGCGCCTGTCAATATAACCTGGAGATCTTGCTTCGTCCTATCATGCCTGAAGACCGAGTAACCCTGCTGAAGAACATCGTGGACCCTTCCAAACAGAATAATGGTTGCCCTGAAAATAGTGTTGGTTCCAAATCGGAAATTAATTTACAGGTTACTGACATTTTGCAAGGCGGCTACATTAACCTAAACGGCTTAGGAAAACCATTCATTGTGTCCGTTCCATCTCGGGCAGCAaggaaccaaaaggagcagcaagTTTGGGGAAGCATTTGGCCCTGCACCTACCATGCCAAGCTCAAGACCCCAGATAAGGATGAGGGCAATAGCAAGGAAGGCGTGTCTGAGCAAGAAAAGTTACGAATTGGAAGAAACATGCATAGAGCCCTAGAAGCAGCGCAGCAGAATCAGTCTAAGGGAGGGAAGGGTGTTGGGGCAGTTGTGGTAGACCCTGAAAGCGGGAAGGTTCTGGCCATTGGAACTGATCACACAATAGCCAAGGCATGTCCACTTCTTCATGCGTGCATGGTAGCAATAGACCTGATTGCTCAGCAACAAGGTGGAGGAGCATATGTTGGGCTTTCCAGCGTGGAAGAAAAGGATAGAGAAAGAATAAATGAAGAAACTGGAAAAAGGATGGAACCAAAAGGAGATGAAAGGGAAAAGAGAAAACATTCAAAAGCCAAGGATGGAGATGCTGAAATCCCATATTTGTGCACAGGGTATGAGGTGTATGTTACTCAGGAGCCTTGTGTCATGTGTTCCATGGCTCTGCTCCACTCCCGTGTGTCTACTGTCTACTATGGATGCAGCTCCATTGGTGGTGCATTAGGAACTTACTACCGTCTTCACTGCAGCTCTGGGCTCAACCACAGGTTCCTGGCATACCGAGGGGTGCTGGAGGATGAATGCCGACGCTTGGTCTGTGGTGATGAGATTTGA